GACGTCGATTCCTTGCCGGTAGCGCCCTGTTAGGCGGCAGCTACCTTGTTCCGGGCCTGATGAACAGCGTCTGGGCGGCCGGATCTGACGCGCCGGAGAAAACCACCATCCGCGTTGGCTTTATCCCATTAACCGACTGTGCCCCGGTGGTGATGGCGTCGGTGAAAGGGTTCGATAAAAAATATGGCATCACTATCACCCCGAGCAAAGAGGCGAGCTGGGCGGCGGTGCGGGATAAGCTGACGTCAGGCGAGCTGGATGCGGCGCATGTGCTTTACGGCATGATCTACGGTCTGCAACTGGGGGTGGCCGGTCCGCAGCATGATATGGCCAACCTGATGACCCTGAACCAGAACGGCCAGGCGATTACCCTGTCAACGCAGTTGAAAGAGGCGGGGGTGACTGACATTGCCGCACTGAAAAAAGCGATCGACGGCAAACCGGCAGGGACCTACTCCTTTGCGCATACCTTCCCGACCAGCACCCACGCCATGTGGCTTTACTACTGGCTGGCGAACGGCGGCATTGACCCGTTCAAAGATGTCCGCACCCTGGTGGTTCCGCCGCCGCAGATGGTGATGAACATGAAGATCGGCAACATGAGCGGCTACTGCGTTGGCGAGCCGTGGAACCAGCGTGCCATCAGCGAAAATATCGGCTTTACCGCTGAAACCTCACAGAATATCTGGCCTGACCATCCTGAGAAAATCCTCGGCACCCGTGCGGCGTGGGTAAAAGAGAACCCCAATACCGCACGCGCCCTGACAGCGGCAGTGCTGGAAGCCTCACGCTGGATAGACGCTTCAGACGCCAACCGCCTTGAGACGGCAAAGACGATCGCCGCCCGTGCATACATCAATACCAAACCCGAAACCATTGAAGGCCGGATGCTCGGCAAGTATGAAAACGGCCTGGGCAAAACCTGGCACGACGACCATGCCATGCGTTTCTTTAACGAGGGGGCGGTCAGCTTCCCGTGGCTCTCCGACGGCATGTGGTTCCTCACCCAGCAAAAACGCTGGGGTCTGCTGAAAGAGGAACCTGACTACCTGGCGGTGGCGAAGCAGGTCAACCGTATCGACATCTACAAAGAGGCGGCCACTGCCGTCGGCAACATCTCGCTGCCTGCCAGCGACATGCGCAGCAGCACGCTTATTGACGGCAAAGTCTGGGACGGCAGCAATCCGGCTCAGTATGCCGCCAGCTTTGCCATTCACTCCGGAGGTCAGAAATGAAAAACCAGGCTCGCGTAGTGCCGCTGCTGGCGGAAGCCGCACCGGTAAAAGCCGATGTTATCCCGCTGAAAAGCCCGGCAGAAGCCGCGCCAGCGGTAAGACGCAAACTGATCCGCCCCGCGATCCAGCGAGTGCTGCCAGGCGTGTGCGGCATGTTGCTGCTGCTGGCGGTCTGGCAGATTGCGGCAATCTACAGCAAGGGCTTCCCGGATCCGCTCAGCACCTGGCAGGCCGCAGTGACGCTGTTTGCCGATCCTTTCTATAACGCCGGGCCAAACGATCAGGGCGTCGGCTGGAACGTGCTGGCCTCGCTGGAGCGCGTGGCGATCGGTTTCGGCCTGGCCGCCCTGGTGGGCATTCCTGGCGGGTTCCTGCTGGGGCGCTTCACCTTCCTGGGCCGGATGTTCAGTCCGGTCATCTCGCTGCTGCGTCCGGTCAGCCCGCTGGCCTGGTTGCCCATCGGCCTGCTGCTGTTCCAGCGTGCGGAACCGGCCTCAAGCTGGACCATTTTTATCTGTTCTATCTGGCCGATGATCATCAACACCGCCGAGGGCGTGAAGCGCATCCCGCAGGACTACCTCAACGTGGCCCGCGTGTTGCAGCTCTCTGAATTCACCATCATGCGCAAAATCCTCTTTCCCGCCGTGCTGCCTTCCGTGCTGACCGGCGTGCGGCTCTCTATCGGCATTGCCTGGCTGGTGATCGTCGCCGCAGAGATGCTGACCGGTGGCCTGGGGATCGGCTTCTGGATATGGAACGAATGGAACAACCTCAATGTGCAAAACATTCTGGTGGCGATAGGAATTATTGGTGTGGTCGGGCTGCTGTTGGAGCAGGGCTTAATGCTGCTCGCCCGTCGTTTCT
This genomic window from Erwinia sp. E_sp_B01_1 contains:
- a CDS encoding CmpA/NrtA family ABC transporter substrate-binding protein, translated to MSKPSFPLSRRRFLAGSALLGGSYLVPGLMNSVWAAGSDAPEKTTIRVGFIPLTDCAPVVMASVKGFDKKYGITITPSKEASWAAVRDKLTSGELDAAHVLYGMIYGLQLGVAGPQHDMANLMTLNQNGQAITLSTQLKEAGVTDIAALKKAIDGKPAGTYSFAHTFPTSTHAMWLYYWLANGGIDPFKDVRTLVVPPPQMVMNMKIGNMSGYCVGEPWNQRAISENIGFTAETSQNIWPDHPEKILGTRAAWVKENPNTARALTAAVLEASRWIDASDANRLETAKTIAARAYINTKPETIEGRMLGKYENGLGKTWHDDHAMRFFNEGAVSFPWLSDGMWFLTQQKRWGLLKEEPDYLAVAKQVNRIDIYKEAATAVGNISLPASDMRSSTLIDGKVWDGSNPAQYAASFAIHSGGQK
- the ntrB gene encoding nitrate ABC transporter permease, which translates into the protein MKNQARVVPLLAEAAPVKADVIPLKSPAEAAPAVRRKLIRPAIQRVLPGVCGMLLLLAVWQIAAIYSKGFPDPLSTWQAAVTLFADPFYNAGPNDQGVGWNVLASLERVAIGFGLAALVGIPGGFLLGRFTFLGRMFSPVISLLRPVSPLAWLPIGLLLFQRAEPASSWTIFICSIWPMIINTAEGVKRIPQDYLNVARVLQLSEFTIMRKILFPAVLPSVLTGVRLSIGIAWLVIVAAEMLTGGLGIGFWIWNEWNNLNVQNILVAIGIIGVVGLLLEQGLMLLARRFSWQEGGQ